A DNA window from Mycolicibacter hiberniae contains the following coding sequences:
- a CDS encoding haloacid dehalogenase type II — MARPVVLVFDVNETLIDIEALEPYFVRLFGRPGALREWFGQLVMYSMAVTLADCYTGFFALGQAALRMLAETHGVQLADGDVAALTDAMATMPAHPDVAPGLARLRDDGYRLVALTNSPSRRGRRTALESAGLDGYFERQFSVDALRIFTPVTALYLHTAGDLRVRASACMMVAAHAWDTIGAQSAGFSGALIARPGNAPLRAEGVHQPDLIAADLVDLAEKLAQKFES, encoded by the coding sequence GTGGCCCGACCTGTGGTCCTGGTCTTCGACGTCAACGAGACCCTTATCGACATCGAAGCACTGGAGCCGTATTTCGTCAGATTGTTCGGGCGTCCCGGCGCGCTCCGGGAGTGGTTTGGCCAGCTGGTCATGTATTCGATGGCCGTCACACTGGCCGACTGCTATACCGGCTTCTTCGCCTTGGGTCAGGCCGCGCTGAGGATGCTCGCCGAGACGCACGGCGTGCAATTGGCGGACGGCGACGTGGCGGCCCTGACCGACGCGATGGCTACCATGCCGGCACATCCCGATGTTGCACCCGGGCTGGCACGCCTGCGCGACGACGGCTATCGATTGGTGGCGCTCACCAACTCGCCGAGCCGCCGCGGTCGCCGGACAGCCTTGGAAAGTGCTGGTCTGGACGGTTATTTCGAGCGCCAGTTCAGCGTCGACGCGCTGCGGATCTTCACGCCCGTAACGGCGCTGTACCTGCACACGGCCGGCGACCTGAGAGTGCGGGCTTCGGCCTGCATGATGGTCGCCGCCCACGCCTGGGACACGATCGGCGCGCAATCCGCCGGATTCAGTGGAGCGTTGATCGCGCGCCCCGGCAACGCGCCGCTACGAGCGGAGGGGGTTCACCAGCCCGACCTCATCGCAGCCGACCTCGTCGATCTCGCAGAAAAACTGGCGCAGAAATTCGAATCATAG
- a CDS encoding zinc-binding alcohol dehydrogenase family protein, with protein sequence MSTTPKPAISTEPAVVREPPGGPTMRAIVLDGFGGLDVLTYTDIPKPRPKDGEVVIRVKGFGINHAEMHMRRGEWAEAAEVSGIECVGIVDACPGGEFPTGAKVAALMGGLGRTINGSYAQFTRIRAENVALIESELSWDQLAALPETYATAWTCLFRNLHLTAGQTVVIRGATSSFGQAAVKLAVEEGARVITTTRNRERFGLLMSLGAERAERERPDLSAHIAEAKEIDAVLDLVGNSTILDSLDMLRRGGTACLAGWLGGLDPIADFNPLLQMASCVNLSFFGSFAFGTPGFALSDVPLQDIADTVRHGRLDATPSKVFTFDQIREAHRVMENGEAAGKMVVVLD encoded by the coding sequence ATGAGCACCACGCCGAAACCAGCCATCTCGACCGAACCCGCGGTTGTACGAGAACCCCCCGGCGGCCCGACCATGCGGGCGATCGTTCTCGACGGCTTCGGTGGACTGGATGTCCTGACCTACACCGACATCCCCAAGCCACGACCGAAGGACGGCGAGGTGGTGATCAGGGTCAAAGGATTCGGAATCAACCACGCCGAAATGCACATGCGCCGCGGTGAGTGGGCCGAGGCCGCCGAAGTCAGCGGTATCGAATGCGTGGGCATCGTCGACGCCTGCCCGGGAGGAGAGTTTCCGACCGGCGCCAAAGTCGCGGCCCTGATGGGCGGGCTCGGCCGCACCATCAACGGCAGCTACGCACAATTCACCCGCATACGCGCTGAGAACGTCGCCCTGATCGAGTCCGAGCTGTCGTGGGACCAGCTGGCCGCACTGCCGGAAACCTATGCCACCGCATGGACCTGCCTGTTCCGCAACCTTCATCTGACCGCCGGACAGACCGTCGTGATCCGAGGCGCAACATCGTCCTTCGGTCAAGCGGCCGTGAAGCTGGCCGTGGAGGAGGGGGCCCGTGTCATCACCACAACCCGCAACCGGGAACGGTTCGGCCTGCTGATGTCACTGGGCGCCGAACGTGCCGAACGGGAGAGGCCTGACCTGAGTGCCCACATCGCCGAAGCCAAAGAGATCGACGCCGTTCTCGATCTCGTCGGCAACAGCACCATTCTGGATTCCCTGGACATGCTGCGCCGCGGCGGCACGGCATGCCTGGCGGGCTGGCTCGGCGGGCTGGACCCCATCGCCGATTTCAACCCGCTGCTGCAGATGGCCAGCTGTGTCAATCTGAGCTTCTTCGGCAGCTTCGCCTTTGGCACGCCCGGTTTTGCGCTGTCGGATGTGCCACTGCAGGACATCGCCGACACGGTACGCCACGGCCGTCTCGACGCCACCCCCTCGAAGGTGTTCACCTTCGACCAGATTCGTGAAGCGCACCGGGTCATGGAAAACGGCGAGGCTGCCGGAAAAATGGTGGTAGTACTCGACTGA
- a CDS encoding SDR family oxidoreductase has protein sequence MKIAVAGGTGKTGRKVVEHLHSQGHQPVILARAHGVDLLENTGLDAALEGVETVIDVSDFAAVNAKKARASFGTATANLLAAAQQNGVRHHVVLSIVGVDRVGTGYYQGKLHQEELVKAGPIAWTILRATQFHEFADQVLSQVPGPVALVPRMQSQPIAVSEVAVHLCELAVGAPQQMAPEIAGPRVESVVDMARQLVRHRGRHRPMIPLPVPGAAGKAMAHGGLLPTGPGPRGRQTYAEWLAALTPEER, from the coding sequence GTGAAGATCGCGGTTGCCGGCGGTACCGGCAAGACCGGACGCAAGGTGGTCGAACACCTGCACAGCCAAGGACACCAGCCGGTCATCCTGGCCCGCGCCCACGGGGTGGACCTGCTGGAAAACACCGGTCTCGACGCCGCGCTCGAGGGCGTCGAGACCGTCATCGACGTCAGTGACTTCGCGGCCGTGAACGCCAAGAAGGCGCGGGCGTCCTTCGGTACGGCGACGGCGAATCTGCTGGCTGCCGCGCAGCAAAACGGCGTGCGCCACCATGTGGTGTTGTCGATCGTCGGAGTCGACCGGGTGGGAACCGGCTACTACCAGGGCAAGCTGCACCAGGAGGAGTTGGTCAAGGCCGGTCCCATCGCGTGGACCATCCTGCGGGCCACCCAGTTTCACGAATTCGCCGACCAGGTCCTGTCGCAGGTGCCAGGGCCTGTGGCGCTGGTCCCCAGAATGCAGTCGCAGCCCATTGCCGTCAGCGAGGTGGCTGTCCACCTGTGCGAGCTGGCGGTCGGGGCACCGCAGCAGATGGCGCCCGAGATCGCCGGGCCGCGCGTCGAATCGGTGGTCGACATGGCCCGCCAATTGGTCCGGCACCGTGGCCGGCACCGGCCGATGATTCCGCTGCCGGTACCCGGCGCCGCCGGCAAAGCCATGGCCCACGGTGGCCTGTTGCCCACCGGGCCCGGCCCGCGGGGCCGGCAGACCTACGCCGAGTGGCTGGCCGCACTGACCCCGGAAGAACGGTGA
- a CDS encoding GMC oxidoreductase has translation MTYDYDVVVIGSGFGGSVAALRLTEKGYRVAVLDMGRRWAPSDFPPNNWHVRKAMWAPKLGCFGPQRLTVLGKTFIASAVGVGGGSLIYGNTLYEPLERFFADPQWAHITDWRAELAPYYDQARRMLGVTPTPHTTPADEVLRAVARDLGVEDTYHPTNVGVFFGDEPGKTVADPFFGGAGPERTGCIGCAQCFTGCPHNAKNTTETNYLYLAERAGAQIHPMTTVTDVRPAGDGYVVSTVRTGRWVRKARRDFTAGQVVFAAAALGTQRLLHKLRDTGSLPHLSSRLGELTRTNSEEVPAVFTPERDDFAQGVAITSSIHPEANTHVEVCRYGKGSNLLSMMGTHLIDGGPWRFARLMLTIARHPVMLLRSMFPRNASAHSIIVLVMQSLDNSLTTYRKRGLFGTRLTAKQGVGEPNPDWIPLAHDVARRMAEKVGGMAGGTYLDALNIPLTAHFIGGCPIGDSADSGVIDPYQRAYGHPGLHVVDGSAITANLGVNPSFTITAQAERAMALWPNRGDPDPRPPLGQPYRRIAPVAPRYPTVPDSAPGALRLPLSPA, from the coding sequence ATGACCTATGACTACGACGTTGTGGTGATCGGCTCGGGTTTCGGCGGCAGTGTGGCGGCGCTGCGGCTGACCGAGAAGGGTTATCGCGTCGCGGTGCTGGACATGGGCCGCCGGTGGGCGCCCAGCGACTTCCCGCCCAACAATTGGCATGTCCGCAAGGCCATGTGGGCGCCGAAACTGGGCTGCTTCGGTCCGCAACGGCTGACGGTGCTGGGTAAGACGTTCATCGCCAGCGCCGTCGGCGTCGGCGGCGGTTCGTTGATCTACGGCAACACCCTCTATGAACCGCTGGAGCGGTTCTTCGCCGACCCGCAGTGGGCGCACATCACCGATTGGCGCGCGGAGCTCGCGCCGTATTACGACCAGGCCCGCCGGATGCTGGGGGTGACCCCCACCCCGCACACCACCCCGGCCGACGAGGTGCTGCGGGCGGTGGCCCGCGATCTGGGCGTCGAAGACACCTATCACCCCACCAACGTGGGTGTGTTCTTCGGCGACGAACCGGGTAAGACCGTCGCAGATCCGTTCTTCGGCGGGGCAGGTCCCGAGCGCACCGGATGCATCGGCTGCGCACAGTGCTTCACCGGATGCCCGCACAACGCCAAGAACACCACCGAGACCAACTACCTGTATCTGGCCGAGCGTGCCGGCGCCCAGATCCATCCGATGACCACGGTCACCGATGTGCGCCCGGCCGGCGACGGCTACGTGGTCAGCACCGTGCGCACCGGCCGGTGGGTACGCAAGGCGCGGCGCGATTTCACCGCGGGTCAAGTGGTGTTCGCCGCGGCGGCGCTGGGCACCCAGCGCCTGTTGCACAAGCTGCGCGACACCGGATCGCTGCCGCACCTGTCGTCGCGCCTGGGCGAGCTGACCCGCACCAACTCCGAAGAGGTGCCGGCGGTGTTCACCCCCGAGCGCGACGACTTCGCGCAGGGTGTGGCGATCACCTCGTCGATCCACCCGGAGGCCAACACCCATGTGGAGGTGTGCCGCTACGGCAAGGGATCCAATCTGTTGTCGATGATGGGCACCCACCTGATCGACGGCGGCCCGTGGCGTTTCGCCCGGTTGATGCTGACCATCGCACGTCACCCGGTGATGCTGTTGCGCAGCATGTTCCCCCGCAACGCCTCGGCGCATTCGATCATCGTGCTGGTGATGCAGTCGCTGGACAACTCGCTGACCACCTACCGCAAGCGCGGTCTGTTCGGCACGCGTTTGACGGCGAAACAGGGTGTGGGCGAACCGAACCCGGATTGGATTCCGCTGGCGCACGACGTGGCGCGCCGGATGGCCGAGAAGGTCGGCGGGATGGCCGGCGGGACCTATCTCGATGCGCTCAACATCCCGCTGACGGCGCATTTCATCGGCGGCTGCCCGATCGGGGATTCGGCCGATTCCGGCGTCATCGACCCCTATCAGCGGGCCTACGGGCACCCCGGTCTGCATGTCGTCGACGGCTCGGCGATCACCGCGAACTTGGGGGTGAACCCCTCGTTCACCATCACCGCGCAGGCGGAACGGGCGATGGCGTTGTGGCCCAATAGGGGAGACCCGGATCC